TGATTGATTGGGAAGACTACATCATGAATATCCATTTCCCTGCTCTCGTCAAATATGCCTTCAAGTGATTGATTCCAActctgaaatctgaatttgtTTATAGCTCTTGTCTTTAGAAACTTGTAATGTTCCTTGAGTAAACTATGCTTCTGAGATTATATAATGTTGTGTTAATAATCATGGAATGTAATTATATATAATCTATCTTACATGTGGCAAGTACTTCAGATTTTATATAGTTACTCAATATTTATATATGGTATGAATCAACTTAGACCCGTGTACTAGTAATCATACTATTAGTATTATAAAAGttctggtattttattttattttgtcacCGTCAGGTTATGTCAACAACAAGCTGTTGGTATGCCTTATATTTGTATATATTCTTCAATGGATAAAACTATCATCAAAATACAAGTTGTTGCACCTAACTGTCTAATTTAAAAGATAATAGTCTAAATATATCGAAAATTTTAGAGTAAACCAACTCACAGCTGTCAGCCTGTCAATTAGTCATAAATTAGCTAGAGATTTATGTAGCTAATTTTCTTTAGCTTGATAAAATTAGAAAGTTGAAAATAAAAGAACCAAAGTAGAAGGAGAGAACACAATGAATTTTAACATGGAAAACACTCGTGTGAGAAGTAAAAACCACAGGATCAGGATAGTAACACCTCAAGACACTTAAGAACAACAGGACCAAACCATTAACTACTAGGATAACAAATACAATAAGCTTTCAGACATTTGCAAATATCTGAAGACATGTGTCTCTGAAGTTAACTTTTCTAGCTAAACTTGCCAGTTGTAACTTGAAAAAAAACTTGTTGATATTGCACCCACGTAGTATAGAAACTATCTCAATCCTCAAATCTTATTGTATAACAGAGTATGACAAAATAGGTTTATTTACTATCCATTGTTGGGCTTCAACTTTATTTATAAGGAAGTTTGATAATAAAGCCTTTTTCTCCACCAGGTATAAAACTTCTAGGGAAACCCCCTTTTGACTAAATTGGAAAGCATCAGCAAACCAACACTCACACTTTGAAGTATTCTTGACATTGAGTGTCTTAGTAATCATGTTGGACCGAATCCTCCTTTTTATCCACATGATCACACACCAACTCCAGAAACTAAAGAGATTGCATAGCATATACTAGAAGATAAGCCAAAATAAACTTGGCAAGACTAAGTCATCATGCTTTATTCAAAAGCTTGTTCTTCCAACACAATCTAAAAGGGGGTTATCCATAGTCTCTCCCAAAGACAGATTAAGATACTTCCCAGTGTTACTTGTTCGACATATTCTTGATATATATAGTTGAGTATTGTTCATTAATCATCATACTTTCTACTATCAATGTTTTTTATATGTTACCTATCAATGTTATTAGAACATAACATCCTGTTTTTCTCTAAATTCACCTTCAACCCCGATGCATCACAGTAATCATTCAAGTTTTGACAGACCAATTTTAACAGCTCCTTTGAAGCTTGTCAAGAGAAAAGAATATTATCAACAAAGAAAGTGTGAGATACCTAGCTATGTCCTTCTTAGTGATGCTGATGCGCACCAAATGCCATGCATAATCCCTTAATTTATTGGTTCATATGTCACAATCTTAAACAAAAAAATGGAAGTGCAAATTGATTTGCTTAAACTAGAAGAACTTTACGGCAATAGATGAATTAAACATGATTGTGGATTCATATGAAACTCATCTTGCACTACTGTTTGTCATCTTTCCTATGATGGTAATTAAATAGCATTTCTATCGAAtaagacatatatatatatatatatatatatatatatatatatatatatgtatttcaTGTTTGGAAAGTTTTCCTTTTGTATTTACTTGTAAGTTGTAATTGCAACATCACGTGGAATCTACCGTACGAAGCTTTTTACCCATGTGCGCTATTATAAGTTTCTCAAACGTTCACAGTTACCTCACAAGCACTACATCTTTTGTGTCATTTTCACATTCATTTCCTTTCTATTAGCTGCATAATAAACCCCATCCCCTTTCATTTTCACCCCATCACATTCATCCAATATTTGCATTAATTGTACTTTCGTCACCGTGCACATATATATCCAAATCAACAGCCACACACCaactaaaaagaagaaaaaaaccttGCAAATTAATTTGGGTCCAGCTAGGAAATTATCTACAGCATGACTCAGATTCTCTTATCTTTCATAAACCTTAACAGGCAAACCACCCCTAAAAGTAGCAGTTAGACCCAGCGCGAATCGGGGCTCCTGATCCGGCCCAATAACCCGAATGTCAAACCGCCGGACCAACGCGGCGGCGacacacttcatttccaccaagGCCAAATCCTTCCCCAAACAAACCCTCACCCCAGCCTGAAAAACCGGGTACTTAAAGGGGCATTTCGGTACAAACACGCCATCCTTCAACCACCTTTCCGGTTTAAACTCGAGACAATCGGGGCCCCATATCCGCTCCATCCGACCCATCGCATACGGGTGATAAGTGACCCGACTCCCTTTCCTCACAAAAGTGCCATCTGGCAACACGTCATCCTCCGTGGCGTATTTTGAGTCAAACTGAACCGGCGGAAAAAGCCGCATGCTCTCATGAACCGCCGCGTTCAAGTAATGCATCCCCCTTGTCTGCTCAAAGCTCGGCGAAACGCCGTCACCAGGGCCCACAATCCGGTCCACCTCCTCCCGAACCAGCGCCTCCACTTCTGGATTCTTCGACAGAAGAGCAAAAAACCCGGTCAAACCGGCAGCCACCGTGTCCCGACCGGCCAGTAAGAAACTCACAACAATGTCCCTCAGGTAAACGTCGTCGTTTACAGTCCCCATGAAACACGAGAGAAGATCCTTCCTCGTTCCCACCCCCATTTCTCTCTTCTCGTTTATCATCTTCTGCGCGAAATGGTTTACTACTCCTACAGCTTCTTTGAGTTTCTTCTCATTCCCTAAATTGAAGAAACGTTTCGCCTTCCAGACGAAACTCGACGCTGCCATCGCTCTCTGTGCGGAAAGCGTCGAGGCTAGGTCGAAAGCTTCGGCGAGTTCCGAGACAGGGAATGATGGCAGGAGACAGCATGGGTCTAGCCCGAAGGAGAATTTGCAGATGTTGTCGAATGAGAATCTTCTAAGAATGTCCTGCAGGTCGAGGACATTGTTTGCTGATGCGGCTGTTGCTGCCATGAGAGGGGTCAGCCTTGTTTGGATCTCCTCGTTGACTAGCTCCATCGCGTAGGAGCGGATCGCGACGCTGCCAAGCTCCATGCTCGCCATCTTGCGCTGGAACTTCCACGACTCTCCGTCTACGTTGAAGATTCCACGACCGAGTAAATCGCCGAGGATGGTGGAGAACGGTTTCCCTTTCGGGTAGTTCTGGAAATTGGTTTTCAGTATGTG
This portion of the Lotus japonicus ecotype B-129 chromosome 3, LjGifu_v1.2 genome encodes:
- the LOC130747165 gene encoding cytochrome P450 94C1-like — its product is MSSSVDSLQSMSAATCSFLFFSFTLLFSLFSFLIFISRMKPWCNCDLCKSYLTMSWTSKFFNFCDWYTHLLRTSPTGTIHVHVLKNTITSNPENVEHILKTNFQNYPKGKPFSTILGDLLGRGIFNVDGESWKFQRKMASMELGSVAIRSYAMELVNEEIQTRLTPLMAATAASANNVLDLQDILRRFSFDNICKFSFGLDPCCLLPSFPVSELAEAFDLASTLSAQRAMAASSFVWKAKRFFNLGNEKKLKEAVGVVNHFAQKMINEKREMGVGTRKDLLSCFMGTVNDDVYLRDIVVSFLLAGRDTVAAGLTGFFALLSKNPEVEALVREEVDRIVGPGDGVSPSFEQTRGMHYLNAAVHESMRLFPPVQFDSKYATEDDVLPDGTFVRKGSRVTYHPYAMGRMERIWGPDCLEFKPERWLKDGVFVPKCPFKYPVFQAGVRVCLGKDLALVEMKCVAAALVRRFDIRVIGPDQEPRFALGLTATFRGGLPVKVYER